Proteins encoded together in one Miscanthus floridulus cultivar M001 chromosome 16, ASM1932011v1, whole genome shotgun sequence window:
- the LOC136514000 gene encoding protein Rf1, mitochondrial-like, with translation MSRGVKPVHRTRMELERTIVERHRSGSLGLEDALNLFDELLPQARPASVYAFTRVLTVVARADSSSSLRHSAALAVSLFNTVAQAGVNKMAANAFTFGILIRCFCTVGRLDLAFAAFGQLLKTGWRVQAMALNQLIKGLCDGKRTGDAMDIVFRRMPQLGCTPDIFSYNILIKGLCDGKMTSDAMDIVFRRMPELGCTPDVVSYNTLVKGLCDGKRMSDAMDDGAWLHT, from the coding sequence ATGTCGCGAGGGGTCAAACCAGTCCACCGCACGCGCATGGAGCTGGAGCGAACCATCGTAGAGCGGCACCGCTCCGGAAGCCTCGGCCTAGAGGACGCGCTCAACCTGTTCGATGAATTGCTTCCTCAGGCCAGGCCGGCCTCGGTGTATGCCTTCACTCGTGTCCTCACCGTCGTCGCTCGCGCGGACTCCTCGTCGTCACTGCGCCACAGCGCTGCGCTCGCCGTGTCCCTTTTCAATACCGTGGCCCAGGCTGGCGTCAATAAGATGGCCGCCAATGCTTTCACCTTTGGCATCCTCATCCGTTGCTTCTGCACTGTAGGCCGCTTGGACCTTGCCTTTGCTGCCTTTGGCCAGCTCCTCAAGACAGGATGGAGGGTGCAGGCCATGGCCCTCAACCAGCTAATCAAGGGTCTCTGTGATGGCAAGAGGACAGGCGACGCAATGGATATAGTGTTCAGACGAATGCCACAGCTTGGTTGTACACCTGATATTTTCTCCTACAACATTCTCATCAAGGGTCTCTGTGATGGCAAGATGACGAGCGATGCAATGGATATAGTGTTCAGACGAATGCCGGAGCTTGGCTGCACACCTGATGTTGTCTCCTACAACACTCTCGTCAAGGGTCTCTGTGATGGCAAGAGGATGAGCGATGCAATGGATGATGGAGCTTGGCTGCACACCTAA
- the LOC136513757 gene encoding uncharacterized protein isoform X1: protein MGLQMIHGRPCAYCCPSSSSSSSSSWMMQALPPKQSHHPLNGGKPIFSESLAALAMHLLLKRRRDRSSRDIASSASVLQITENKSAAANLTKHKSELQVMSAERKLLDDALDRTSVQYDSWIDEETSFWMDRDNTNSNLQYGLLMQNLQELETSLDGKDLKTLENDILAHIEQLGALRSFNASMNRATLLDNLTHDQPDSSLLDHQIIKFDPETPLDEEQEGSEVVVVRSGKSQERKLRRIRASEKGTRISVKVNPRRPKKSSRKASSSQFISEWKSHPGRRRIIVREQSALLATIKECASLEKIREKMVKEGQEVSYHRWAEAAGVDEAELMNRLQAGYCCRERLLVTTEWLVRCIARSYTGMGTALDDLLQAGKMGVLDGAEKFDTRKGCRFSTYVKYWIRKGMLALLAENSGVTLLPARMESIMRKVKEARRGIRYSQGRNPSDSEIAAAVGVSVVNVRLARKCSRRPVSLYSEIGIGQHAKFAEVIPDEAAASAEAPDEAALFRGQLRERLLLVLGRLPAREGHVLRLRHGLEDGRCRSLEEIGGMYRVSKEWIRKIEKSAMARLRDDDDVRRDLHDFVCRF, encoded by the exons GCAGGCCCTGCCCCCAAAACAGTCTCACCATCCAT TGAATGGAGGGAAGCCAATTTTCTCTGAATCCCTTGCAGCACTGGCCATGCATCTCCTGCTAAAGCGTCGCAGAGACCGTAGCAGCAGGGACATTGCGTCTTCAGCCAGCGTGCTCCAAATCACAGAGAACAAATCAGCTGCGGCCAACTTAACAAAACACAag TCAGAATTGCAGGTGATGAGTGCAGAAAGGAAGCTCCTTGATGACGCTCTTGACAGAACTAGTGTACAGTATGACAGCTGGATAGATGAAGAGACATCATTCTGGATGGACAGGGATAACACGAACAGCAATTTGCAGTACGGTTTGTTAATGCAGAACCTTCAGGAGTTGGAGACGAGTTTGGATGGTAAAGACTTGAAGACGCTGGAGAATGACATCCTTGCACACATTGAGCAGCTTGGAGCTCTGAGATCGTTTAACGCGTCTATGAACAGGGCCACCCTGCTAGACAACCTAACACATGATCAACCAGACAGCTCTCTGCTTGACCACCAAATCATCAAGTTTGATCCAGAGACTCCACTGGATGAGGAGCAAGAAGGTAGCGAAGTAGTCGTCGTCCGGAGTGGCAAGAGTCAAGAGAGGAAGCTGAGAAGAATCAGAGCGTCAGAGAAAGGAACCAGGATCTCAGTGAAAGTGAATCCGCGAAGACCCAAGAAATCATCCCGGAAGGCGAGTAGCAGCCAGTTTATATCCGAGTGGAAAAGTCACCCAGGACGAAGAAGGATAATTGTGCGTGAGCAATCAGCACTGCTAGCGACCATCAAG GAATGTGCAAGCCTTGAGAAGATAAGGGAGAAGATGGTGAAGGAAGGGCAGGAGGTGAGCTACCACAGGTGGGCAGAGGCTGCTGGTGTGGACGAGGCAGAGCTGATGAACAGACTGCAGGCAGGCTACTGCTGCCGGGAGAGGCTGCTGGTGACCACCGAGTGGCTGGTCAGGTGCATCGCAAGATCATACACCGGCATGGGGACGGCATTGGACGATCTGCTTCAG GCTGGGAAGATGGGCGTTCTTGACGGCGCGGAGAAGTTCGACACCCGAAAGGGGTGCAGGTTCTCCACGTACGTCAAGTACTGGATCAGGAAAGGGATGCTCGCTCTCCTCGCTGAAAATTCAGGAGTCACCCTGCTGCCT GCAAGAATGGAGAGCATCATGCGCAAGGTGAAGGAGGCGCGGCGCGGGATCCGGTACAGCCAGGGCAGGAACCCGTCGGACTCCGAGATCGCCGCGGCCGTCGGCGTGTCGGTGGTCAACGTGAGGCTGGCGCGCAAGTGCTCCCGCAGGCCCGTCTCGCTCTACTCGGAGATCGGGATCGGGCAGCACGCCAAGTTCGCGGAGGTGATCCCGGACGAGGCGGCGGCGTCCGCGGAGGCGCCCGACGAGGCGGCGCTGTTCCGGGGCCAGCTGAGGGAgcggctgctgctggtgctgggtAGGCTGCCCGCGCGGGAGGGACACGTGCTGAGGCTGCGCCACGGGCTGGAGGACGGCCGGTGCAGGTCGCTGGAGGAGATCGGCGGCATGTACCGCGTGTCCAAGGagtggatcagaaagatcgagaaGTCCGCCATGGCCAGGCTcagggacgacgacgacgtgcgTCGCGACCTCCACGACTTCGTCTGCCGCTTCTGA
- the LOC136513757 gene encoding uncharacterized protein isoform X3, producing the protein MGLQMIHGRPCAYCCPSSSSSSSSSWMMQALPPKQSHHPSLAMHLLLKRRRDRSSRDIASSASVLQITENKSAAANLTKHKSELQVMSAERKLLDDALDRTSVQYDSWIDEETSFWMDRDNTNSNLQYGLLMQNLQELETSLDGKDLKTLENDILAHIEQLGALRSFNASMNRATLLDNLTHDQPDSSLLDHQIIKFDPETPLDEEQEGSEVVVVRSGKSQERKLRRIRASEKGTRISVKVNPRRPKKSSRKASSSQFISEWKSHPGRRRIIVREQSALLATIKECASLEKIREKMVKEGQEVSYHRWAEAAGVDEAELMNRLQAGYCCRERLLVTTEWLVRCIARSYTGMGTALDDLLQAGKMGVLDGAEKFDTRKGCRFSTYVKYWIRKGMLALLAENSGVTLLPARMESIMRKVKEARRGIRYSQGRNPSDSEIAAAVGVSVVNVRLARKCSRRPVSLYSEIGIGQHAKFAEVIPDEAAASAEAPDEAALFRGQLRERLLLVLGRLPAREGHVLRLRHGLEDGRCRSLEEIGGMYRVSKEWIRKIEKSAMARLRDDDDVRRDLHDFVCRF; encoded by the exons GCAGGCCCTGCCCCCAAAACAGTCTCACCATCCAT CACTGGCCATGCATCTCCTGCTAAAGCGTCGCAGAGACCGTAGCAGCAGGGACATTGCGTCTTCAGCCAGCGTGCTCCAAATCACAGAGAACAAATCAGCTGCGGCCAACTTAACAAAACACAag TCAGAATTGCAGGTGATGAGTGCAGAAAGGAAGCTCCTTGATGACGCTCTTGACAGAACTAGTGTACAGTATGACAGCTGGATAGATGAAGAGACATCATTCTGGATGGACAGGGATAACACGAACAGCAATTTGCAGTACGGTTTGTTAATGCAGAACCTTCAGGAGTTGGAGACGAGTTTGGATGGTAAAGACTTGAAGACGCTGGAGAATGACATCCTTGCACACATTGAGCAGCTTGGAGCTCTGAGATCGTTTAACGCGTCTATGAACAGGGCCACCCTGCTAGACAACCTAACACATGATCAACCAGACAGCTCTCTGCTTGACCACCAAATCATCAAGTTTGATCCAGAGACTCCACTGGATGAGGAGCAAGAAGGTAGCGAAGTAGTCGTCGTCCGGAGTGGCAAGAGTCAAGAGAGGAAGCTGAGAAGAATCAGAGCGTCAGAGAAAGGAACCAGGATCTCAGTGAAAGTGAATCCGCGAAGACCCAAGAAATCATCCCGGAAGGCGAGTAGCAGCCAGTTTATATCCGAGTGGAAAAGTCACCCAGGACGAAGAAGGATAATTGTGCGTGAGCAATCAGCACTGCTAGCGACCATCAAG GAATGTGCAAGCCTTGAGAAGATAAGGGAGAAGATGGTGAAGGAAGGGCAGGAGGTGAGCTACCACAGGTGGGCAGAGGCTGCTGGTGTGGACGAGGCAGAGCTGATGAACAGACTGCAGGCAGGCTACTGCTGCCGGGAGAGGCTGCTGGTGACCACCGAGTGGCTGGTCAGGTGCATCGCAAGATCATACACCGGCATGGGGACGGCATTGGACGATCTGCTTCAG GCTGGGAAGATGGGCGTTCTTGACGGCGCGGAGAAGTTCGACACCCGAAAGGGGTGCAGGTTCTCCACGTACGTCAAGTACTGGATCAGGAAAGGGATGCTCGCTCTCCTCGCTGAAAATTCAGGAGTCACCCTGCTGCCT GCAAGAATGGAGAGCATCATGCGCAAGGTGAAGGAGGCGCGGCGCGGGATCCGGTACAGCCAGGGCAGGAACCCGTCGGACTCCGAGATCGCCGCGGCCGTCGGCGTGTCGGTGGTCAACGTGAGGCTGGCGCGCAAGTGCTCCCGCAGGCCCGTCTCGCTCTACTCGGAGATCGGGATCGGGCAGCACGCCAAGTTCGCGGAGGTGATCCCGGACGAGGCGGCGGCGTCCGCGGAGGCGCCCGACGAGGCGGCGCTGTTCCGGGGCCAGCTGAGGGAgcggctgctgctggtgctgggtAGGCTGCCCGCGCGGGAGGGACACGTGCTGAGGCTGCGCCACGGGCTGGAGGACGGCCGGTGCAGGTCGCTGGAGGAGATCGGCGGCATGTACCGCGTGTCCAAGGagtggatcagaaagatcgagaaGTCCGCCATGGCCAGGCTcagggacgacgacgacgtgcgTCGCGACCTCCACGACTTCGTCTGCCGCTTCTGA
- the LOC136513757 gene encoding uncharacterized protein isoform X2 produces the protein MGLQMIHGRPCAYCCPSSSSSSSSSWMMQALPPKQSHHPLNGGKPIFSESLAALAMHLLLKRRRDRSSRDIASSASVLQITENKSAAANLTKHKVMSAERKLLDDALDRTSVQYDSWIDEETSFWMDRDNTNSNLQYGLLMQNLQELETSLDGKDLKTLENDILAHIEQLGALRSFNASMNRATLLDNLTHDQPDSSLLDHQIIKFDPETPLDEEQEGSEVVVVRSGKSQERKLRRIRASEKGTRISVKVNPRRPKKSSRKASSSQFISEWKSHPGRRRIIVREQSALLATIKECASLEKIREKMVKEGQEVSYHRWAEAAGVDEAELMNRLQAGYCCRERLLVTTEWLVRCIARSYTGMGTALDDLLQAGKMGVLDGAEKFDTRKGCRFSTYVKYWIRKGMLALLAENSGVTLLPARMESIMRKVKEARRGIRYSQGRNPSDSEIAAAVGVSVVNVRLARKCSRRPVSLYSEIGIGQHAKFAEVIPDEAAASAEAPDEAALFRGQLRERLLLVLGRLPAREGHVLRLRHGLEDGRCRSLEEIGGMYRVSKEWIRKIEKSAMARLRDDDDVRRDLHDFVCRF, from the exons GCAGGCCCTGCCCCCAAAACAGTCTCACCATCCAT TGAATGGAGGGAAGCCAATTTTCTCTGAATCCCTTGCAGCACTGGCCATGCATCTCCTGCTAAAGCGTCGCAGAGACCGTAGCAGCAGGGACATTGCGTCTTCAGCCAGCGTGCTCCAAATCACAGAGAACAAATCAGCTGCGGCCAACTTAACAAAACACAag GTGATGAGTGCAGAAAGGAAGCTCCTTGATGACGCTCTTGACAGAACTAGTGTACAGTATGACAGCTGGATAGATGAAGAGACATCATTCTGGATGGACAGGGATAACACGAACAGCAATTTGCAGTACGGTTTGTTAATGCAGAACCTTCAGGAGTTGGAGACGAGTTTGGATGGTAAAGACTTGAAGACGCTGGAGAATGACATCCTTGCACACATTGAGCAGCTTGGAGCTCTGAGATCGTTTAACGCGTCTATGAACAGGGCCACCCTGCTAGACAACCTAACACATGATCAACCAGACAGCTCTCTGCTTGACCACCAAATCATCAAGTTTGATCCAGAGACTCCACTGGATGAGGAGCAAGAAGGTAGCGAAGTAGTCGTCGTCCGGAGTGGCAAGAGTCAAGAGAGGAAGCTGAGAAGAATCAGAGCGTCAGAGAAAGGAACCAGGATCTCAGTGAAAGTGAATCCGCGAAGACCCAAGAAATCATCCCGGAAGGCGAGTAGCAGCCAGTTTATATCCGAGTGGAAAAGTCACCCAGGACGAAGAAGGATAATTGTGCGTGAGCAATCAGCACTGCTAGCGACCATCAAG GAATGTGCAAGCCTTGAGAAGATAAGGGAGAAGATGGTGAAGGAAGGGCAGGAGGTGAGCTACCACAGGTGGGCAGAGGCTGCTGGTGTGGACGAGGCAGAGCTGATGAACAGACTGCAGGCAGGCTACTGCTGCCGGGAGAGGCTGCTGGTGACCACCGAGTGGCTGGTCAGGTGCATCGCAAGATCATACACCGGCATGGGGACGGCATTGGACGATCTGCTTCAG GCTGGGAAGATGGGCGTTCTTGACGGCGCGGAGAAGTTCGACACCCGAAAGGGGTGCAGGTTCTCCACGTACGTCAAGTACTGGATCAGGAAAGGGATGCTCGCTCTCCTCGCTGAAAATTCAGGAGTCACCCTGCTGCCT GCAAGAATGGAGAGCATCATGCGCAAGGTGAAGGAGGCGCGGCGCGGGATCCGGTACAGCCAGGGCAGGAACCCGTCGGACTCCGAGATCGCCGCGGCCGTCGGCGTGTCGGTGGTCAACGTGAGGCTGGCGCGCAAGTGCTCCCGCAGGCCCGTCTCGCTCTACTCGGAGATCGGGATCGGGCAGCACGCCAAGTTCGCGGAGGTGATCCCGGACGAGGCGGCGGCGTCCGCGGAGGCGCCCGACGAGGCGGCGCTGTTCCGGGGCCAGCTGAGGGAgcggctgctgctggtgctgggtAGGCTGCCCGCGCGGGAGGGACACGTGCTGAGGCTGCGCCACGGGCTGGAGGACGGCCGGTGCAGGTCGCTGGAGGAGATCGGCGGCATGTACCGCGTGTCCAAGGagtggatcagaaagatcgagaaGTCCGCCATGGCCAGGCTcagggacgacgacgacgtgcgTCGCGACCTCCACGACTTCGTCTGCCGCTTCTGA